From the genome of Streptomyces xanthophaeus:
CGACCTCCCCGTCGACACCAAGACCCTGCTCGACCTCGCCCGGGACGCCGCCCACGGCGTCGCCCGGCCCGCCGCCCCGCTGACCACCTTCCTGGTCGGCTACGCGGCCGCCCACGCCGCCGCCACCGGCGCCGACCCCGCCCAGGCCGTCGCCGAGGCCTCCCGCAAGGCGGCCGACCTGGCGCTGCGGTGGGCCGACGAGGCAGCGGCCGACACCGCCGAACAGAACGGCTCCGGATGACCCCCACGAACTCCGCCGAGCAGGCCCTCGACGAGGCCCTGGCGCTGGTCAGCCGTGCCCCGGAGGGCGGCACCGGCGGCGCCGGAGGCGGCGCGGGCGGCCACCGCGCGTCCGGCTGGCAGCGGGCCCGGGACACCGCCACCCACGCCGGGAGCAGGGTGCGGCCCCGCACCCACCGCGTGCCCCTCGCGGACGCCCTCGGCGAGGTCCTGGCCACCCCCCTGGACGCACTGACCGACCTGCCGTCCTTCGACACCTCCGCCATGGACGGCTGGGCCGTCGCGGGTCCCGGTCCCTGGAGCGTGCGCGCCGGGAGCGGCGTCCTGGCCGGCTCCGAGCGGCCGGAGCCCCTCACCGACGGCGAGGCCGTACGGATCGCCACCGGCGCCCGGATCCCCGCCGACGCCACCGCCGTCATCCGCAGCGAGCACTGCCGCGAGGCCGGCACCCAGCTCTTCGCGGACCGGCCCGTCCTCACCGGCCAGGAGATCCGCCCGCGGGGCCAGGAGTGCCGCTCCGGCGACCTGCTGCTGCCCGCCGGCTCCCTGGTCACCCCGGCCGTGCTGGGGCTCGCCGCGGCCGCCGGGTACGACGAGCTGACCACCCGGCCCCGCCCCCGCGTGGAGATCCTGGTGCTCGGCGACGAGCTCCTCACCGAAGGCCTCCCGCACGAGGGGCTGGTCCGCGACGCCCTCAGCCCCATGCTCGGTCCCTGGATGGAGCGCCTCGGCGCCGAAGTCATCGGCACGCGGCGGCTCGGCGACGACCCGGCGGGAGCCGCGGCCCTG
Proteins encoded in this window:
- a CDS encoding molybdopterin molybdotransferase MoeA, with the protein product MTPTNSAEQALDEALALVSRAPEGGTGGAGGGAGGHRASGWQRARDTATHAGSRVRPRTHRVPLADALGEVLATPLDALTDLPSFDTSAMDGWAVAGPGPWSVRAGSGVLAGSERPEPLTDGEAVRIATGARIPADATAVIRSEHCREAGTQLFADRPVLTGQEIRPRGQECRSGDLLLPAGSLVTPAVLGLAAAAGYDELTTRPRPRVEILVLGDELLTEGLPHEGLVRDALSPMLGPWMERLGAEVIGTRRLGDDPAGAAALLEAVTTSTADVLVTTGGTASGPVDHVHPVLREAGAELLVDGVAVRPGHPMLLARIGSGTPDGDTVRHVVGLPGNPLAAVSGLLTLAEPLLRALAGRRRRPRYTAPVQGDVPGHPFDTRLVPVVLSDEHAVPLRYHGPAMLRGVAAADALAVVPPEGARSGQELEILDLPWASGGCFT